From a single Shewanella donghaensis genomic region:
- the ahpC gene encoding alkyl hydroperoxide reductase subunit C, producing the protein MTQSIINSTIKPFSATAFHNGDFVSVTEQDLLGKWSVVFFYPADFTFVCPTELGDMADHYAKLQEMGVEVYSVSTDTHFTHKAWHSSSDTIGKITYPMIGDPTGAITRNFGVMIEEDGLALRGTFVMNPEGEVKVAEVHDLGIGRSASELVRKIQAAQYVATHDGEVCPAAWQPGEATLAPSIDLVGKI; encoded by the coding sequence ATGACTCAATCAATTATCAACTCAACAATCAAACCTTTTTCAGCAACAGCTTTTCACAACGGTGATTTTGTTTCAGTTACCGAGCAAGATTTATTAGGCAAATGGTCAGTAGTATTTTTCTACCCAGCAGATTTCACTTTCGTATGTCCAACAGAATTAGGCGACATGGCTGACCATTACGCTAAATTACAAGAAATGGGTGTTGAAGTTTACTCAGTATCAACTGACACACATTTTACTCATAAAGCATGGCATTCAAGTTCAGACACCATCGGTAAAATTACTTACCCAATGATTGGTGACCCAACTGGCGCAATTACTCGCAATTTCGGTGTGATGATTGAAGAAGACGGTTTAGCACTTCGCGGTACATTCGTAATGAACCCTGAAGGTGAAGTTAAAGTTGCTGAAGTTCACGACCTAGGTATAGGCCGCAGTGCATCTGAATTAGTTCGTAAAATTCAAGCCGCACAGTATGTTGCAACACATGATGGCGAAGTTTGTCCTGCTGCATGGCAGCCTGGTGAAGCAACATTAGCACCATCAATTGACCTAGTGGGTAAAATCTAA